Genomic segment of Mastomys coucha isolate ucsf_1 unplaced genomic scaffold, UCSF_Mcou_1 pScaffold23, whole genome shotgun sequence:
gtcaataaatgttGGCCACCCAATAACTGGGCAGAAGATAGAAAAGGATAGGACTTTTGCCAaccaggggaagaagagagagatagcaagagagagcaagacagtGAGAAAATGAGAGCTGGAGTGTGAGAGAGCAAAAGAACAAGAGTTCAAGAAAAAAATGGGtaggacttcttttttttaatatataatttatttttttattggatatttcatgtgtttgcatttcaaatgttatcccctttccttgtttctcttcCAGAACCTTGTATCCCATCCCtcctgcttcaatgagggtgctccccatccCACTCATTCACTCTCACCTCAAtgcctggcattcccccacacaggggaatagagccttcacaggaccaaggaccccatattgatgtcagacaatgctatcctctgctacatatggggctagagtcatgggtctctccatgagttgtctttggttggtggtttagtccctgggagctctgggggttctggttcttgttctttctacagggtgcaaaccccttcagctccttcagtcctttctctaactcatcaACTGGGATCCCCcggcttagtccaatggttggctttgagcatttgtttctttatttgccaggctctggcagagtctctcaggagacacttAACAGgatcctgtcagtaagcacttcttggcatctgcaatagtgtctgggtttggtgtccatatatgggatggatccccagatgggacagtctttggatggcctttccttcagcctctgctccacactttgtccctgtatttcctttagacaggagccattctaggttaaaaatttggagGTGAGAGGGTGGCTCCATCCCCCAACCAGGAACTTTGCCTtccgtaaggcaaaggacattgccaataggacaaaaatggcaaccaacagattgggaaaagatctttaccaatcctacatatgGTAGAGGgcaatatccaacatatacaaagaactgaagaagttagactccagagaaacaaataaccctattaaaaatggggtacagaactaaacagaattctcacctgaggaatattgaatggcagagaagcacctaaagaaatattcaatatccttagtcatcagggaaatgcaaatcaaaataactctgagattctacctcacatgagtcagaatgggtaggatcaaaaactcaggtgatagatgctggtgaggatgtggagaaagaggaacactcctcctttgctggtgggattgcaagctggtacaatcactctggaaataagtccagaagttcctcagaaaattggaaatagttcaaCCTacagacccagctataccactcctgggcctatgccccaaagatgctccaacatagaacaagcacacatgctccactatgttcataacagccttattcataatagccagaagctggaaagaacccagatgtccttcaacagaggaattgacacagaaaatgtggtacatttgcacaatggagtactactcagctattaaaaatgaattcatgaaattcttaggcaaatggatgaaactagaaaatatcatcctgaggcagggaacctagtcacaaaagaacacagatggtatgcacccactgataagtgtatattagcccagaagctcagtatactcaagatacaattcacagaccacatgaagctcaagaagaaggaaggttgTGTAGTTATTTCAGTTctttttagaagggggagcaaaatactccttggaggaaatatggagacaaattttgggcagaggctgaagaaaaggccacccagagactgtcccacctcgGGATCTATCCCAaatacagacatcaaacccaaacactattgcagatgccaagaagtgctttgctgacaggagcatactagagttgtctcctgagaaatacagaggcagatgctcatagccaactactggactgagcacggggtccccaatggaggaatttgagaaaggattgaaggagctgaaggggtttgcggcccataggaagaacaatatcaaccaaccagatcctccagatctcctagggactaaagcacaaaccaaagagtacacataaagcaacccatggctcctgacacatatgtagcaaagaatggcTTTGTcatgtatcaatgggaggagaggcccttggtcctgtgaaggtttgatgtcCCATTGTAGAGGAATGGCAGTGTGGCAAAgcaggagtggatgagtgggtgggtggggaagcaccctcatagaagtaaaggatgggatagggagtttccagaggggaaaccggaaagggggataatatttgaaatgtaaataaataaaataaccaattaaaaaaacaagaaactggagagaaattTCATATTACCAATTTATCACACAGGAAAACTCtcgaacaaaaggaagaaatgaatgcaaaagaagtagaaagcaaaaataaataaataaactggaggctaaaaatcaataaagtagaaacaaaaatacaatacAGGGGCTCAATAaaacagtttcttctttgaggaaatcaacaagatagacaaccATTATCCAAACTAACCACAAGACATGGAAAAaatatccaaatgaacaaaatcataaatgaaaagggagggaTAACAACAAACACCAAAGATATCTAGAGAATCAGAATGATATATTATAAAAACCTATACTTTTGGGTGTTGGTAAGGAGCAGGGACACCTGAGTTCtaaactgaggaatctcaaatggcttggaaacacctaaagaaattcagagactatgtgaagctcaagaagaaggaagaccaaagtatgggattcttcagtccttcttagaagggggagagAAATACCCATGGGAGGTAATACAGAGAccaagtgtagagcagagactgaaggaaagaccactgAGAGACTCCCCACCTAGaaacccatcccatatacagacaccaaaccagacactactgaggatgccaagaagtgcttgctgacaggatctggatatagctgtctcctgagaggctcttccagagcctggcaaatacagaggcagatgctcgcagtcaaccattggactgagcatactgtctccaatggaggagtagGAGAAAGgtctgaagtagctgaaggggtttgaatcccataggaaaaacattatcaaccaaccagaccccccagaacttgcagggactaaaccaccaaccaaagagtacacaaggagggacccatggctccagctgcatatgtagcagaggatggccttgttgggcgtcaatgagaggagaggcccttgttcctgtgaaggcttgatgacccagtataggagaatgccaggacaggtaGGCAGGAGTGGCTAGGCAGGTAGGTATGCaccttcatagaaacagggggagggaggatggcatagggggtttctagaggtgaaactgggaaagaggataacatttgaaatgtaaatattgttggctgacaggagactgatatagctgtctcctgagaggctctgacagtaccccattaatacagaagtagaaactcatagccatccattggactgagcacagggtccccagtgaaggagttagagaaaggaaccaaggagctgaagagtttgcagacccttaggatgaacaacaatatgaactaactagcaccctcagagctcccagagactaaaccaccaaccaaagagtacacatggtgggactaatggctccagaagcatatgtatagcagaggatggcctagtcggtcatcagtgggagaagaggcccttggtcctgtgaaggttctatgttccagtgtaggggaattccagggccaagaagcagagagggtgggttggtgatcagggggaggggagagggaacgtgtatttttttttctatttactgaagggaaaaccaggaaagaagatatcatatgccatgtaaataaaaaatatctaataaaaaaatttaaaaagaaatgtaaataaataatatatccaataaaaaataaatgttcagcatccttagtcatcagtgaaatacAGATCACAATGATCCTGAAATTCTAACCTACACAACTCAGAATAgcaaaaatcaaaaactcagttgacagtacattctggtgaggatatggagaaagaagaatattcctccattgctggtgggattgtaaaatgatataaccactctggaaatcgatctggcagttcctcagaaaattggaaacagttcAACCggaagaaccagctataccacttttgggcatatactcaaaagatgccccattatACCACAAGAACATGttctccatcatgttcatagcaacctcaTTTgcaataaccagaagctggaaacaacccaaacgtccctcaaccgaagaatggatatagaaaatgtggttcatttacacaataaaatactcttcagctattaaatacaagaATATCATAAATTGTTCAGGCAAATGAGTGGAAAAGgtcatgtatggtatgtactcactgataagtggatatttacCAAAAAGTACAgtatacctaggatacaacccacagactgtGAGAAGTGCAACAAGCAgaaaagcccaagtgaggatactgcaatcccacttagaatgggaaaggaaataatcataggaggcagagagttGGTGAGATCTTGGTAAGAGAGGGGAGAGATAAGGGAAAAGGGTAACAGGATCGTGTAtgaaggggacaggagagaagcccagagggccaagagaatgaatggaaataagcagcatGAGGGGGAGAGGTGGGATGTGGTTGGTACCCTCtggaaagtaccagagacctaggagtgAGAGACTTAGGACTCattggggtgaccttagccaaaatgcggaacatggggagagggaactcagagTCCCTAGCCAGTAGATAGACATAGTCTCAATTGGAGAGACGGGGTTattaacccacagtcaaaatctctgacccagaattgtttctgtctaaaagaactacaggggcaaaaatggagaagatactaaaggaaaggtggtccaatgGCCATCCCAACTTGTAATCCATCTCCTGGGGTgcaccaagacctgacactattattactgctatgatgtgcttacagatgggaactggcatggttgtcctctgagaggccctaccaacatgtgactgagacagaaggagaTACTTTTACACCCAGCCATTGTACTGAAGTCATGgaccctatggttgaattaggggaaggattgaagaaactgaaaggaagggcaacccataggaagatcagcagtttcaactaacccagactccagggagctcccagagactgagccacaaaCTAGGACCATACACAGGCCgatctgaggcccctggcacatatatagcagaggtttgtctggtcaggcctcagtgggagaattcttgagagacttgaggctccagagaagggaggggggtcTGGTGGGGAaaaagcaccctctcagaggcaaggggggaGAGGAGTGAGGGGAAGAACTGTGTGAGAGGAGACCAAGGGGTGAcaacaactggaatgtaaataaataaaataataataataaaaaactttctagaggttcccccaacccccagcgtctccatatttccattcattctcctggccctctgggcttctctcctgtctctcgcCATACCTGATCATGAacatttttccccttttcttcccctctccaacccaggtcatccctccccctgcctcccatgattattttgttccctcttctcagtgggattgaagcatcctcacttgggccttccttcttgttaaacttcttactcTCTGTGAGTTGTATTATTGATAGTCTGTACaatttggctaatattcacttatcagtgagtatataccatgcttgtcctttgggtctgggttacctcactcagactattttctagttcaatccaattgctttcaaaattaatgatgtcctcatttttaatagctgaatagtattccattatgtaagtgtaccatattttctgtatctattcagttgagaggtacatctgggttgcttctagtttctgaatattataaataacacCATTATGAACATAATGTAGCACATATCCATGTGATattgtggaacatcttttggtatatgccaagagtagtatagcttgGTTGTCAGATAGAACtgttctaccagcagctgactgaaacagatgcaaatacttacactcaaccattggactgaggtcagggaccttTATGGAAGAGAGTGGGAGGACTAAAGGAACTGAAATAGATcacaaccctgtaggaagaaaaacactgtcaactaacctggatccctgggagtTCTCAGAGAGTAAGCCTAGAACCAAAGAGCTTACACAGGCTCACATGAGGCCActggcacatgtgtagcagagaactgccttgtctggcctcagtgggagaggatgtacctaattcTGTAGCTTGATTTTCCAAGAAGGGGACTGCtgaggggaggaggcagaagcacgCTTTCAGAGGTAAAGGAGAGAGAACTCTaggaggggagacctggaggaggcacaacatttgggatgtaataattaattagaaataaagtaataatattAATCTTGGTGATATTAGTAATATTAGGTCATCATCAGAAAGGCTTTCTGCTGCAGGAGATGGAAATTCAGAGACACACTGTCAATCATTACTTATAGAATAAGATGTTGAAAAAATACTTCCCAATGGTATACTTCATCAAATCTCTCTGCTTAGATCTCAGGGAACCCCATGGAAGCAGAGCAAGGCAGAGTGTAAGAACCAGAAAGAATGGAGAACTACAAGAGAACAGAGCCCTCTGTCTATTAAGCAAATCTCATATGAAGTCACAGAAAATgaagcagcaagcagggcaaCAGTGGTTTGCCTCAAgtcctatatatatacatatatacatatatacatatatattctagctttcagtttagtatttttatgagtcacttgagtgagtgaatgagtgcaTCTCTGATTCTTGTGATTTCTTATCATGCCATTTTTCCTCTGTTGATTTTCCTTTGTCAGACATTGATGtactagtgttttgttttatcttactatcttatttttatgtttaatggTTATGTCTTAGAAGGCTATTTGTTTCCAATGAAATACAAAAAGGGAATGGATCTaggtgggagggaaggggaggaggaaccAAATGGAGGAGAGGGAAGTGAAATTATAATATGGATATATTAAGAAATGTGCTCCATACACTACAAAGtctacagaaaattaaaattaataagtaaatcaGGGCTGAGGACATAGTTCAGTGTGAAAGAACACTTGCTGCACAAATGTGAGCTTCAGTGGTTTGATGCTTAGTACCCAagtaaaaaaaatgcatgtgaaTGTTCATATAAAACAAGTTAGGGACACACATAATTTATGTCATAATATAActtagttaaaatataaaatgtcatcCTTGATGTAAGTTAAGATTGAGTAGAAATGTTATCATCTCAACAACAAATGATAAGTAGTTCCATGATAAAtatatgcagagaaagagagagaaagcaagagagagagacaaataaTAATGCaaagtacatatacataaaaggcTAACCCTTTGACTTTTTTAAATGACCACTGTTTTAACATGACATTTAAGGTAACTCCAAAAGAGAATGACATGGTAATTTTTCTTAGAGTTAGTTTTAATATATCATCTCTTTCACTTCTCAATTTCAAAGAACTCACCCTAATGGCACACCAGGCTTTGGCACCTAATTTTTTCAGTCATTGTAGTGCTCATAGAATGTCTTAAAATAGTTAAGTAATTCTTTGTGATGACAACAGGTGTATGTGATGATGGGACGTGATATTGACATGGAGCAGGTGGAGCCCAAGGATACTGTTTCTGCTCCATTCATAATATGGTGCCACAAGATGATGCCTACTTCAAATAACAACAATACCAAAGCTGAGAAACAATTTATATGAACAAGAATGTATAATAAAGTGTAGCTAGCTCACAGTTATCAGCCCCCCTTTCATATGTTTAGGAGAGTTCAAATATATTTGTGAATTATTTCATTGAATTACACAGTGAGATAGCTCTTTTATTTAACAATATTAccatattttcttcttgaaatggTAAATTTGAAccacatatttttatattctagagAAGAATTCTACACTGATATAAAACTAATCATTTTTAAGAGTCTTTTTTTTACAACTATACACAAACAAGGTTCAGAGAGTACTGTAGTTTTGTAGTTACAAAGTGGGAAATCTGGATTTAAATCCATATCAACTTGCAATCCTCCTTCTATTAAATTTTTGCACAGTGCTACTCATTGGTCTAATGTTTATTACTATAATCTTAGAAAAATTACAAATGGCAAGAGGGCATGTCCCTGGACATTAGACTTTCAGAGTTGTGAGAAGTATAATGAGGAGAATAAGAAAGGAGACCAGTCACAACTCTGCCCTGAGACTCAGGTACTCCTGCTGGGAAATTATATTATCTCTAAGCATCCAACACTAGTTATCACACTGGATGCAAACACAAGCTAAGAGACATCTACCCTAGAGGGCCCAGCCTGTGTGGGACAAAGTTCCATAACAAAAAGAGCAATTTCCTGGACTGCCAAAGAATTTTCTTTGAAATCCTGCTCTTAAGATACAAATTCTCATTTAACTCAAGTGATGTTTTAGAGATTCATAAAAGAcaatgattttctttcctttatgtgaaaataaaattccaaTGGAGTTCTCAAATACAGATCATGTTCCTTCCCATTATACAACTCCTAGCATGCCAGAGGCGTATCTATACTAATGATATATTAACCTGCTTAATTATTGTTACCTTAAACAATCTCTGGATAGTGAGGAGGAAGACATCATGTGTTTCGATAGCAGAAAAGGCTCCAGAAAACTGAGGTGAGAAGTAAATTATCCTTGCATGctcaatttcttttaaaacctcTGTAGGTTAGGTACACTTTTCTCTTCTGCACTAACTCCTAGCTAAATCTAGGAAAACCAGGGGAAGCAATGTGCAGAGACATTGGAGAGTTctgtctgcattttttttcttgatgcgTGGAGATAAAATGGATCtgaggagagaggaatggggCTTTTTGAGGAAACAAATATGAGCAGTAGGGCTATTGTATGTCTTGCTGTGTCTTCACTAAGCACTAACTTTAGTAAGCAGGTACTCCAGTTCTCAATCTGAGATCAATGATGGGAATACTTATTAATAACACTTTATTCTCTTATTATTACAGATGCAAGCCATGAAGCAAATGGTTAAAGAAAGTAACTCTTCAGTGACGGAGTTCATTTTTATGGGATTAACAGTTCAACGAGAGCTCCAGTTGCCCCTGTTTGTTCTCTTCTTGCTAAACTACACAGCCACTGTGGTGGGAAATCTGAGCTTAATGAATCTCATTTGCCTAAATTCACATCTTCACACTCCCATGTACTTTTTCATCTTCAATCTTTCCTGCATTGATTTTTGTTATTCACTTGTTTGTAACCCCACAATGCTGATGAGTTTTGTTTCAGAGAAGAACACCATCTCCTATGCTGGATGCATGAGTCAGCTGTTTTTATTCTGCCTTTTTGCCAACTCTGAATGTTATGTGCTGACAGCCATGGCCTATGATCGCTATGTGGCCATTTGTCATCCCCTCCAGTACACAACTGTCATGTCCCCTAAGATCTGCTGTCTGCTGGTGTTCAGTTCTTACATGATGGGTTTTGCTGGGGCCATAACTCACACAGGGTTTATGATCAGGCTCCGTTTTTGTAGTTCAAACATCATCAACCACTACATGTGTGACATCTTCCCCCTCCTTCAGCTCTCTTGTACTAGCACCTATGTCAATGAGCTTGTGAGCTCTGCTGTAGTTGGAACAATTATCATTTTGTCTAGCCTCGTTATCTTAGTCTCATATGCTATGATCCTTTCCAATATCCTTCATATGTCATCAGGTAAGGGTTGGTCCAAAGCCTTGGGCACTTGTGGGTCTCACATCATAACTGTTAGCCTATTTTATGGATCTGGACTGCTTGCATATGTCAAGCCATCATCTGCTGAGACTGTGGGCCAGGGGAaatttttctcagtattttatACTCTTGTAGTACCCATGCTGAATCCTCTCATTTACAGCCTCAGGAACAAGGATGTCAAGCTTGCTGTGAAGAGAACAATGAAAAGAGTCACAAGCTGAATGAACAGTTGTGTTTTAATAGTCTTGCCCACACTGCATTGCCATatccactctctctttctttttcattatattcttctttctgctttcttatcCTCTCTAAAGTTTAGGAAAAATTTCCACTGTAATCTCTTTTTTCTTGCTACTATGAAATGGAACTCTTATGTCTAATATTTTTTCTGTcagagttgttttcattttcatatggCTCCAAGATATTGGTTATTGCCAATATTAGATCAAGCCACTGttcccttgtctttcttttcttaaaaataccAATGACTATGGCTTTTTGTTATGTGCCTTTTCTGCAAGAAAATTTATGAACTGTAATCTTTatgtcctccttccttctttctttctttcctttcttcctttctttttccttctttcttgcttttctcagacaattttggttttctttgcttgtttgtttccttagACAACAGTGAATTTCATTAACTAAGTTACTTAGATTAGgtaaaaaaggacaaaaatgtaGATATAGCATAGTTATCAAATTTTCAAGATTATTTTGGGTCCTTTAGAGACCCAAAAGTCTGAAATGTTTGTATTTCAGACTTTTAGTCCACATTTATAATGAAATTTTGtactttatttaaataatactTGATTCTCACAAAACTCTGAGAAAGTTATCAACCTAGTTAATTATCCACCACCACAATATTGATAATACACAGACAATCAACATTGTTGAATCAAGCTGAAATTGTCACTGTCTTTCTCTGATATATTGATTGGTCtatgatttgttttctaaatgacATATTTATATTCCTGGGAACAGAACACTGGACAAtttcattcctttgtttttatatatgaagGACGAAGTTTTATAAAAACAATGTACTTGCTTCCTGTAAAAAACAAACCACAGCTGCACTTAAGGTTTTGGAATAAAATGTATGCATACTTCTGTTTGAGTTGGATTTTCAAGGTcgagtcatatatatatatatatatatatatatatatatatatatatatatattgttatttcTCCATGTATCTTGACAAGGAAGTAGTTATATAACTTTTTAAGGGCACGGAGCTTATGTTTCAGAATCTAGGATCATAACCATTGTGTATAGGTGAAGAAATGCAAAGGCAGATGATTGTAAAAAAAAGATAGACCTTCTATAGAGTTGACTtagaatgattttaaaagttgGGTTTCTGTCAATAAATAGACTCAGCCATGATGCCTTATTATAAAGATAATGAAAAGATTTTggatcaattttaaaaatgtacatgttCTTCCAGTGTACATATTTAAGTGGCACATGCAAGGGTCCCAGAGTAATATTTTCATCCTCTTTTATGATAAGGATCCCTTTTCTATGATGGTGATATTGAGGAGATTGAATAAGCTTCTCCAAGGAGTCAATGTCTCTTagttaaatgtatatttaagtaGCCTATTTCGTG
This window contains:
- the LOC116072585 gene encoding olfactory receptor 143-like, producing the protein MQAMKQMVKESNSSVTEFIFMGLTVQRELQLPLFVLFLLNYTATVVGNLSLMNLICLNSHLHTPMYFFIFNLSCIDFCYSLVCNPTMLMSFVSEKNTISYAGCMSQLFLFCLFANSECYVLTAMAYDRYVAICHPLQYTTVMSPKICCLLVFSSYMMGFAGAITHTGFMIRLRFCSSNIINHYMCDIFPLLQLSCTSTYVNELVSSAVVGTIIILSSLVILVSYAMILSNILHMSSGKGWSKALGTCGSHIITVSLFYGSGLLAYVKPSSAETVGQGKFFSVFYTLVVPMLNPLIYSLRNKDVKLAVKRTMKRVTS